The following proteins are encoded in a genomic region of Vulpes vulpes isolate BD-2025 chromosome X, VulVul3, whole genome shotgun sequence:
- the BEX5 gene encoding protein BEX5, with protein MENVPQESKGEEQAPMQNEEAHPLEGGEGQEPGGNIRAGWAPPAHDVREDMPNRLVNNLDMIDGDADDMERFMEEMRELRRKIRELQLRYSLRILIGDPPHHDHHDEFCLMP; from the coding sequence atgGAAAATGTCCCCCAGGAAAGCAaaggagaggagcaggctccaatgcagaaTGAAGAAGCCCACCCTTTGGAAGGTGGTGAAGGCCAGGAGCCTGGAGGAAATATTAGAGCCGGTTGGGCCCCACCTGCCCATGATGTGAGAGAGGATATGCCCAATAGGCTTGTCAATAACCTTGACATGATAGATGGAGATGCAGATGATATGGAACGGTTCATGGAGGAGATGAGAGAGCTAAGGAGGAAAATTAGGGAGCTTCAGTTGAGGTACAGTTTGCGTATTCTTATAGGGGATCCCCCTCACCATGACCATCATGATGAGTTTTGCCTTATGCCTTGA